A genomic segment from Mesotoga sp. BH458_6_3_2_1 encodes:
- a CDS encoding cation-translocating P-type ATPase, with amino-acid sequence MAKYHQKTIEEVIKELGSSSNEGLSGAKAKERIDQYGLNELTEKNRRSAWKILLSQLKSVMVIILIVASVITAFVGELRDTIVILAIVALNTILGFTQEYRAEKAMAALKKMSVPRVKVRRDGQIVEVNSTEIVPGDVVILEAGNIVPADMRLVESTNLKIQESALTGESEAVEKTTKPIEEENPSLGDRKNMAYSGTVVTYGRGVGIVTATGMETELGKIATMLQDTAETQTPLQKNIDQLGKILALIALGIVAVIFVMGLLRGEDLELMFMTAVSFAVAAVPEGLPTVVTIALALGAQRMLKKNALVRKLMAVETLGSVTVICSDKTGTITENRMKVTVVEMAGRTLDFGKENEPDPEALPEDDNKSFEIMLTAAALCNDAEIKPPVHKKQQVDVIGDPTEGALVYAAYRVGIEKSDLEQAMPRILEIPFDSERKRMTTIHEIRENPKGKIPADVPEHLRENAVDKYVAFTKGAVDSLVEVCDRVLEGDEIHEIGDDWRKRIIETNNNLAANGMRVLGVAFRPVDSSEVEDKKVEERNLIFTGIFGMMDPAREGVKESITTAREAGIRPIMITGDHPLTAGYIAESLTMVDDKSNVKMGREIENLTEEELDRVTSETSVYARVAPEHKLKIVDSLQRQGNVVAMTGDGVNDAPALKQADIGVAMGITGTDVTKEVADMVLTDDNFTTIVSAVREGRTIFDNIHKFIRYILASNFGEIWIMLLGPFFGISLPLAPLQILWLNLVTDGVPALALAVEPPEKDIMKRPPNPTKEHVLANGRWNVILIGLLLSVFPLGVGLIYWMNDINGPWRTMLFSTLVFSQLFFALSVRSRTKSIFNAPFKENPSLMYAVLASFGLQLAVIYVPFMQRLFSTQALGVWDLLLSLALGSAILWIYEIKKLVTRKR; translated from the coding sequence ATGGCGAAATACCATCAGAAAACAATCGAAGAAGTCATAAAGGAACTAGGCTCAAGCTCAAACGAGGGTCTCTCCGGGGCAAAGGCGAAGGAGAGAATCGACCAGTATGGCTTGAACGAGCTTACAGAGAAGAACAGGCGCAGCGCTTGGAAGATTCTTCTTTCACAGCTGAAGTCTGTGATGGTAATAATCCTGATTGTTGCTTCGGTGATCACGGCTTTCGTCGGTGAATTAAGGGATACGATAGTAATTCTAGCAATTGTAGCCCTTAACACCATCCTGGGGTTCACTCAAGAATACAGAGCCGAAAAAGCAATGGCCGCATTGAAGAAGATGTCCGTGCCCAGAGTGAAGGTAAGACGGGATGGGCAGATTGTGGAAGTAAACTCAACGGAGATCGTACCAGGAGATGTAGTTATACTAGAGGCCGGAAATATCGTGCCGGCAGATATGAGACTCGTCGAGTCAACCAATCTGAAGATTCAGGAGTCAGCCCTCACCGGCGAATCCGAGGCTGTGGAAAAGACCACGAAACCCATTGAAGAAGAGAACCCCTCTCTCGGCGACCGCAAAAACATGGCGTATTCCGGAACGGTTGTCACATACGGCCGCGGAGTCGGAATAGTGACTGCCACAGGAATGGAAACCGAACTTGGGAAGATCGCGACAATGCTTCAAGATACTGCCGAAACTCAGACCCCCTTGCAGAAGAATATCGACCAGCTAGGCAAGATTCTTGCCTTGATCGCGCTTGGAATAGTAGCCGTGATCTTCGTGATGGGCTTGTTGAGGGGTGAAGATCTCGAGCTTATGTTCATGACTGCTGTCTCCTTCGCAGTGGCCGCAGTTCCAGAAGGTCTTCCCACGGTTGTCACTATTGCGTTGGCTTTAGGCGCCCAACGGATGTTGAAGAAGAACGCTCTCGTACGGAAACTGATGGCCGTCGAGACGCTTGGTTCCGTTACCGTAATCTGTTCCGACAAAACGGGAACGATTACCGAAAACAGAATGAAAGTGACAGTCGTAGAGATGGCCGGACGCACACTGGACTTTGGAAAAGAAAATGAACCGGATCCCGAGGCACTTCCCGAAGATGACAATAAATCATTTGAAATAATGCTTACGGCGGCCGCGCTATGCAACGATGCCGAGATCAAACCTCCCGTCCACAAAAAGCAGCAGGTAGATGTGATCGGAGATCCCACAGAGGGAGCGCTAGTATATGCGGCTTACAGAGTCGGCATCGAGAAAAGCGACCTCGAACAGGCTATGCCCAGGATCCTGGAGATCCCTTTCGATTCGGAACGAAAGAGGATGACAACTATCCACGAGATCAGGGAGAATCCAAAGGGCAAGATTCCTGCAGACGTTCCAGAACACCTTCGAGAAAACGCAGTCGACAAATATGTTGCATTTACCAAGGGAGCCGTCGATTCTCTCGTTGAAGTCTGTGACAGAGTACTTGAAGGCGACGAGATACATGAGATAGGCGATGATTGGAGAAAAAGAATCATAGAGACAAACAACAACCTCGCGGCCAATGGTATGAGGGTTCTCGGGGTAGCCTTCAGGCCAGTGGATTCCTCGGAAGTCGAAGACAAGAAGGTCGAAGAAAGAAATCTCATCTTCACTGGTATATTTGGAATGATGGATCCCGCAAGAGAAGGGGTAAAAGAATCGATAACGACCGCCCGTGAAGCAGGTATAAGACCGATTATGATTACGGGCGACCATCCCCTGACAGCCGGTTATATTGCTGAGAGCCTCACCATGGTCGACGACAAGTCGAACGTCAAGATGGGTCGAGAAATCGAAAACCTTACGGAAGAGGAGCTCGACAGAGTGACCTCAGAGACCTCGGTATATGCAAGAGTTGCACCAGAACACAAACTTAAGATCGTCGACTCTCTTCAAAGGCAGGGAAATGTCGTCGCCATGACCGGCGATGGCGTCAATGATGCTCCCGCTCTCAAACAGGCCGACATAGGTGTGGCAATGGGCATAACGGGAACAGACGTAACAAAGGAAGTCGCCGATATGGTTCTCACCGACGATAACTTCACAACTATCGTCTCTGCCGTTCGTGAAGGAAGAACCATATTCGACAACATACACAAGTTCATTAGATACATCCTGGCGTCGAATTTCGGAGAGATATGGATCATGCTTCTCGGACCATTCTTCGGTATTTCTCTCCCTCTGGCGCCCCTTCAGATACTCTGGCTCAACCTGGTCACAGACGGAGTCCCTGCCTTGGCGCTCGCAGTTGAACCACCGGAAAAAGACATAATGAAGCGTCCGCCCAACCCGACGAAGGAACACGTCCTGGCAAATGGAAGATGGAACGTAATTCTTATAGGACTTTTACTCTCCGTATTCCCCCTTGGTGTCGGGTTGATTTACTGGATGAACGATATCAACGGGCCATGGAGAACGATGCTGTTTTCAACCCTTGTCTTCTCTCAGCTCTTCTTTGCATTGTCTGTGAGATCAAGAACGAAATCGATCTTCAACGCACCTTTCAAAGAGAATCCCTCTCTTATGTATGCAGTACTGGCGAGCTTCGGACTTCAGCTAGCCGTTATATATGTGCCTTTCATGCAGAGACTCTTCTCCACACAGGCTCTCGGAGTATGGGATCTGCTCCTTTCTTTAGCCCTCGGTAGCGCGATCCTCTGGATATACGAAATCAAGAAGCTGGTTACAAGAAAAAGGTAA